AGGCCGCAGGAGATCCATCACGAGCACCGGCGAGCCGGGTTTCACGAGGAAGCGGAGCTTCTGCCAAAACTGAAGAGGATTGGGAAGATGGTGCAGCAAACTGTTGGAGATGACCGCGTCGGCCTGGCGCTCTCCCGGCAAATCCTGAAACCGTTGACACAGGATCGTGATGCGATCCGACAAGGTAGCGGCGGCCACGGCTCGCTCGGCTAATTCGACCATCGGACGCGACGCATCGATGCCGACCACACGACAGGCCGGAAACGCCCGTGCGAATCGGATCGGAATGTCACCGGGTCCGCACCCCAGATCAAAGACCTGTCCCTGCGAAAAGTCCGGGAAATAGTCTCGAAAGCGATCGACGAACCCTTGATTTTCAGCCGAGAAATCGGCCGCCGCATAAGCATCCGCCTGCGCGGGATCATCCATCACCTCTGGTTCCAGTTGACGCATCATCATGGTTTCTCCCATGCTTTCCCCCATGGTTTCCGTCCAGGCTTCCCGCCCCGGCTCGGCGATCTCAACGAGACGGTGCGACCGTGCTCGGCACCGACTTGCTCGGCATGGTCCGGTTCGGCCGGCAACCATGCGCTTGACCACGTTCACCGGTCTTGCTATAGAAGCGCCGGCAACCGTTCCTTTGTGATCCTCACCCAAACGAAAGGAAGACAATCGTGAACAAACAGGATCTCATCGACGCCGTGGCCAAATCAGCCGATCTTTCCAAAACCGCCGCAACCCGCGCGGTCAACGGGGCGTTGCACGCCATCACCGCCAGCCTCAAAAAGAAGCAACCGGTGTCCCTGATCGGATTCGGCACGTTCAAGATCACCAACCGAGCAGCCCGCACCGGACGCAACCCGCAAACCGGCAAAACGATCAAGATCAAAGCCGCCAAGGTTCCCCGATTCAAACCGGGCAAAGCCTTGAAAGACGCAGTCAGGTAACAGCGCGACCGAAGGCCTCGTGCGAGCCCGTCTCCCGCGAGGCCCTGTTTCCTCCCCCTGCCCGATCAATGGCGACGAGGTCCCCGGGCCGAACGATTCCTTCCCGCAAGACTCTCGCATAGACCCGACTCCACCCAGGGTTGCTCTTTTGTGAAATTCGCGACCAGTCTCCATCCCGGAACCAGCGTCTATTTTTGTGACAGGGACCGGCGTAAGATGTCACTTCGATCAGCAGATCCGGCCCGACCGACAGGCGCAGGCCCGGTCGGATGAGATTCCACTCCAGTCCGACCAACGTCAAATTTTCTCCGCAGGAGCCGGCGTCGATCGGATGGCCTTCGTCCTGAAGCCGTTCGATCAATTCGAGCGAATAGAGACACAGCGCGCGATCCGGCCCGCCGTGAAACTTGAGATTCTCTTGCCGATCTCCCTCCACACCGGCGGTGAGGACCTTCGCCTCCAACACCGGCCGTTTGGGGACTCCTCCATCCGAAACGTTGATCTGATGCACGTGTGGATAGCCGGGCCGACTCCCCCTCATCGATTACCCTCCCTCACAAGACTGCGCGCGAAGAAATTCCATCGCCAGCCAGCCGTCCTCCTCTCGTATCGCGCCGGGATAGAGCCCCGCTTTCCCGAACACCTCTGCAACCTCCGCCCCCTGATCGGAAAGCACACCGGACACCAACAGCCGGTCTGAGGAGCGGCAAGCCAGCTCCTCCGCCAGATCCGTCAGAGTCCGTTGATCCAGGTTGGCCACCACCAGTCGGAACGACTGCGATGGATCAAGATCCCGCATCTCTCCACATTGAAGTATCAACTCGGGGCCAAACCTATTGACGAGCGCCGCCTCCCTCGCACAGTCGATGGCCACAGGATCATGATCGATCCCCACCGCTCGTTCGGCGCCCAGCCGAATCGCCGCCATGGCCAGAATGCCGCTACCGGTCCCGACATCCAACAAGGTTTCCCCGCCTTGCACGATGTCCTCGAGCCACGCAAGCATCAAACGAGTTGTGGCATGATGGCCCGTACCGAAGGCCTGCTTGGGATCCAGAATGATCTCGATCTGGTGCGGCTCAAGGTGAACCGATTCCCAACTGGGCCTGATCACCAGACGCCGCCCAACCCGGAACGGTTTGACCGATGTAGCCCAGAGGCGGTTCCAATCTTGATGCGGCATCCGGCTCACCCACAGCATCGGTTCACCACTGCCATGTCCTTGTCCCAGTTGACGGCACACAACCTTGATCCGCTCAACCCGGTCCGGAGACCAGCGATCACTCGGCCAATAGAGATGGATCGTCTCGCCCTCCTGCCAAGCCCCCTGCGCATCCGGATCGTCCAACAACCCGAGGACTTCGCCCGCGTCAAGAGCGGAGCAAATCTGCACGTCGATCCAGTCTGACGCCCGATCTGTCATCATTGACGTCACCCCAACCTTCCCAGTATGGTCACGGCACAATGGAGCATCCTACACCGTGCAATCAGTCGCGCACCGAGCACATTCATCGGCTTATCGGCCGAATCGATCGGCTGATCGGGCGCGGCTCAGCCGCCAGCGCCAGGATCACGAAGTGGCGTTTGGTGATTTTTGTGACCGGTTTGGTCTGCGTCATTGCCCTCTATCGATCAGCCTGGTACCACATAGGAAACGTCACGCTGGCCGGGTTTGTCGGCCTGTTCCTTGTCGTGGCGGCGTATCATAACAAACTAGAGGGGGCGATTCAGCGACTCAAGCGATGGAAAGAGATCAAGGCGACCCACCTTGCGAGGCTTACGCTGGATTGGTCCGCGATTCCCGCGCGCCAGTGGGAGGTACCGCCAGCCCATCTCTATGCCAAGGATCTTGACCTGGCCGGCCCCCATTCATTGCTGCACCTGCTTGACACCACCATTTCCGACCAAGGCCGTGCTCGATTGATCTCCTGGCTGCTTGACCAGCCACCGGCCATTGAAACCTGGACCAAACGCCAACGATTGGTGAGAGAACTGGCGCGCCGCCCGCTCTTCCGCGACCGCTTGACCCTCTTGGCCCAACTCACCGGCAATGAAGAGATCAATGGCCGTCGCCTAGAGGCCGCATTGCTGCATCCCGTCGGCTTCCCATGGTTGAACGTGATTCTCGCCGTGCAGACGACGCTGGCGTGCAGCACGATTCTGCTCGGTCTCGGTGCCCTCTTCGGCTGGATTCCCGGCTACTGGATGTTTTCATTCGGGACCTACGTCGTGATTTACTTTTTGACCGATCAAGGGGAGGAACTACTTGAACATGCGGTGGGCCTCCACCATGAGATGGAGCGATTGGGAACAGTCCTCTGTTACTTGGAGCAGCAGGCCCGTCTGCCAGCCTCTGCCTTTACCGAGACTATTGCGCCGCTCATCGACGGCCACAGGGCTCCTTCTCTCCATGTCAAACGGGTCGCGCGAACCCTGCATGCTATCAGCATCAAGGCCAATCCCCTCGCTCACCTGTTTATGAACGCTCTCTGTCCCTGGGATCTCTGGTTCGCCCGTCACCTCTTGTTGATCCAAACGGCCGTTCGCCACCACCTTCCCATCTGGCTTGATCGTCTCGCGGAGATCGAGGCGGCCTGCGCCCTTGCCAATTTTGCCGACCTGCATCCGGATTACGCCTGGCCGACGTTGATTCAGCCGGAAACCGGCCAGCAGGCAACGGTGGCCTCGATTACCGCCGAACGGCTGGGCCATCCGCTCTTGCCAGCAGGCACCCGCGTCCCCAACGATTTTCGCCTGGAAGGACTCGGCTCGATTCATCTGATTACCGGCTCGAACATGTCGGGCAAGAGCACCTTTCTGCGCACCGTCGGTCTCAACGTCTGCCTGGCCCAGGCGGGCGCGCCGGTGTGCGCCGCCCATTTTCGCTGGACGTGGAGCCGCCTGGCCTGTTGCATTCGGATCGACGATTCGCTCGACGCAGGCCTGTCGTTCTTCTATGCGGAGGTCAAGCGACTGAAGATGATCTTAGACTGGACATACAACCGTACCGAACCGCCGGTGCTATTCCTGATCGACGAGATTTTTCGTGGGACCAACAATCGGGAACGATTGATCGGCAGCCGGGCCTACATCACCGCCCTGTCACAGGGCCATGGGTTCGGCCTGGTCAGCACACACGATCTGGAGCTGACCGATCTCGAAAAGGACATCCCTTCCTTACTCAACCTTCACTTCCAAGAGACGGTCTCAGCCGGCGCTCTCCAATTCGACTATCACCTTCGCCCCGGTCCTTGTCCCACCACCAACGCCCTCCGCATCATGCAGTTGGAAGGATTGCCGATCTCCACCACCACCCCATTGGACAATGATGATTGATACCACCTACGTCAATCATCCGGATTCTTCGCCTCGTTGCTCTTGCATCCAGCCGGCGACGGGTTGAGGAAACCTCGACACACCTGCTCAGCAAAAAACTGCTTGTGCTACCATCTTCTTTTAGCAATCCTTTCACAAATTAACGAACCTCCGTCCGCGTTACGCCTGCCCATCGGCCCCCTGCGGAAACAATCACCTATTTACACCTTGCATCCCTCATTAGTTCATCGTAGTAATAGCGTCACCAACCAACCCTCAGGCTCTTCTCGACAGGTGGCCGTATGGGCTTATCCCATGTCGAGCGGCTCTCCATCCAAGGAAGGAGGTTCTTATGACTACGCTTCTTACTGTCGGAAGTCTGGTCTCCCGCCGATTCCGTGGTGCCTTGACGATCTTGGGTTGTCTGTCCATCTTTTTTCTACTGGTTCCGGTCGTGAGAGCCGGAGTGGAGTACGAGGTATGGCTCAGCGACCAAGCCAATACCCAGGGCATCACGCCCGCCACGCCCACCGGAACGCATGGAGGGGCCATTCGCATTTACGAGGGTGCCGATCTTGATCAGACCCCGCCGATCAATAATCCGCTTGTCCTGGACGTGACCGCTGATTTGTTTCCCGATGCCGATGTGACAACCGGTGCGCATGTAAGCCGAATCCACGGAGTATCTCCGAGCCCAGACCATCGACATATGGCCTTGAATTTCGTCGCGAGCGGACATTTGGGGATCGTGGACGGGGAAACGAAAAAGCCAGTCTGCCTTTTCCGCACTACTAACATGACAACCGGACGCCAGAACCATATGAGTTTTTGGACACCAGACGGACTGCATATTATTGTGGCGAATCAGAATGGTCGCATCCTGGAGCGTGTCGACGTCGTGAGGAACGCTCAAGGGGCGCCTATAAGCTTCACCTTCAATGGGACCGCAAGCTTGGATCTTGTCGGAGGGGCCGGCCGCATTCTCGGACAACCCATCGGTGTGGACGTCGATGTCACCGACAACATTGTATGCGAAGTGGCCGGCGTCGTGACGGATGGTCAGCCGACGACGACTCCAACGGGAGCGGCCAAACAAGCCGCCAATATTCGTCCATTGAATGCCCCGATTTGCCCGATCCCGGCCAGTAATAATCGACACGTCTTTGTGACCCTCGGCGGCGGCGGAATGTTCGTGGTGGACTTGACCGCCACGCCGATGGCGATCGTGGGAGAATACGATCTATCAGTAGTGCGTGCCGCCGGGTGCGGTGGAGTCGAAACCAACGGGTTCATGCACCTGAACACCGGTACGTCCGGCCCCAACATATCCGAGTTTTCCATTTACCGTTTTACATTAAACTATCCGCCTGCTCCCGCCTTTAACGCGCCGAATACTCCAGCTCCTCTGGCAGTGTGGCAGGACAAGGACAATGGCAAAGTCGCAGGAGTTGATTTGCCGGCCGGGACCAATCGTGATGCGCATGGCATCATCGTTGTCCGCAACAATCAGTCAGGTATCGGGCTCTACCTTCACCAAATGGATCGGATCCGAAATAACGTAGAAGTGTTCAAGCTTTCCCCTCCTTGGGACAACCTGACCAAGCGCCATGAAGGCACGTACAGTTTGACAGCCAGCGGAGTGTGCGGTGGAACGCCAGGCACAACGAAGACAAACGATCCAACTCCTGATCTGGGCGACTTGACGCTCGGAGGCGTCCCGATAGGCAACCGCATCTATGTTGCGCTGCGGGGTCCCTTCCCCCTGACGATCAGCCACGCAGCAGACGGAAGTTGCCCGGGGCTCGGCATCATTGACTTGTCGCCCAATCGCCGATCAGGCGGACTTAGTGCCGTGATGGACACCACTGTGCTGAGCGCCGATGGCTCACGGAATCTGAGCGATCCGCATGCCGCCGTCGTGCGGAAGAAAACTCCTCTTCAACCTACCCTCCCATGCGGCAAGAAAGGTTGCAAGTAGAATATCGCTCGGGCGTTGACAAAGACCGATGCTTGAAAAGATAGAACGAGCGAACAAGCCGATGGCCATAGGCCGTCGGCTTGGGTCTTGAATGCAGACAAGTCAGAGCCTTCTCTTGTATTTCTAAAGAACGATTTCGTTATACTGACGGCGGAACGGCGCCATCTCATGCCACATGCTCAATGTCATCTGCTCCAAAGCCTCACGGCAGCATTGCTTTTCCTGCAAGCCGGCTGCGGGGCCGCGCAGTTCGCCGCCTGCGCGCCGCACGTGAAGGAAACGGGCACGCCTCAACGAACGTGGGTCGAATGTTTCACCGCCCCGCTCTCCCATGCGGGAATAACCCATTCGGTCTATTGCCTCAACGAAGACGCATCGAAACCGCCGGTGATCTTGTTGCATGAGATGACAGGGCTCACACCCGGGACCCTGGCCTATGCCGAGGAACTTGCGAACGATTTTACGGTCTATGTGCCGCTGTTGTTCGGTGCCAAGGGCACGTTCTCACCGGCCAGCGGGCTACGAGCCTACTGGTTCGGTGGCATGATCGACCACTTTCCTCATGGCGAATGGGGCGTACCTCTCCATGGTAGTCCCGCCATCGTCACGTGGCTTCGAGGCTTGGTTAGGGAGGTCGGCTTACGACACCAGGGGCAGCCTATCGGCATCATCGGCAACTGCATGACCGGTTCTCTGCCATTGGCCTTGCTGGACCACCAGCAAGTCAAGGCAGTTGTCGTGGCCCAGCCGGCCCTGCCGATGAAGTTGTGGTGGTCTTCGGATGAAGATCGAGCCTCGCTGGGCTTGTCACCTGATGATCTTGAGGTGGCGCGCCGGAGCTCGGCCAAGATTTATGGACTCCGATTCGAAACCGACTGTATGGCCGACCGAGCCAAACATATTGCCCTTCGCCGCGAATTCGGCGATCGATTGATCGACAGCGAAATCCCGGCACACGAGTATCAGCCGGACGGCAAGCCGGTCAATGTCCACAGCACATTGATCGGTTCCTGGGGTGTTCCAGGTCCAGTTGGAGAGGCTTCTCGTGTGGCACGGGAGCGGGTCAGGCACTTTCTGCTTAAAGAATCGGCAGGGTGATCTCCGATTTCATGTCATGGTATTTCACATGACCTGGAGCTTTCCGGTTCATGCTACCTCCCGCCGACCGGGGATCCAACCTTGGACTGCCACGAGGCCGATCGAATCATGTTGCCCCATTCCGCTTTCGTCCCTCGGATCCAGCGCACCAGGCCGACCAACTTCCAATAGGCATTGAGCTGTCGGTATCCGAAATTTTCCAGCACCGCCACAGCCAACAGTCGCCAGAAATCGGAAGGCCGTTGATAGACATGAAAGGTCATTTCTTCCATCAGGATCGCGCTCAACGAGAGAGCGATCCCCAACCCCACCGCCACTGACGTGGTGACGAGCCACACCTGCCATGACACCAGGCCCAACACGAAGCCCGCCACCAACAACCCATAGCCCAGTACCTCGAACACCGGGCCGAACCACTCAAAGATCGCCATGAATGGAAAGGCGACCCAACTGACCAGGCCCCCTTTGGGATGGCAACAGAGCGCTACGTGTGCGCTCAAACTTTCGCACAGTCCTCGCTGCCAGCGAATCCGTTGATTCTTGAGTGTCCGCAGATCTTCCGGCACTTCCGTCCAACAGACCGGGTCCGGCACATAGGTGATACGATAGGGTATCCCCGCCAGTCGATAGTGATGATGGAGCCGGACGACCAGTTCCATGTCCTCGCCGACCGTGTCGGTGCGATAGCCACCGACTTTCAGCACCGCCTCTTTGCGGAACAGCCCGAAGGCGCCGGAGATGATCAACATCGCATTGAGCGGCGACCACCCCTGGCGACCGGCCAAAAACGCCCGCAGATATTCCACCAGTTGTAAGAGCGCCAGAAAGTTCGAGGGCAGGCCGACGGATTTCAACAGCCCCTGCTCCACTTGACAGCCGTTGGCAACGCGAATCGTTCCTCCGGCCGCGATCGTGCGATGGTCCAGCAAAAACGGTTGCACCACCCGATACAAACTGTCTTGCGACAAGATTGAATCAGCGTCGATGCAACAAAAGAGCGGCGCCGTCGAGACGTTGATCCCGGCATTCAGCGAGTCGGCCTTGCCGCCGTTGTCCTTATCCACCACACACACGTTGGAATGGAGGGCCGAGCGATAGAGGGCCCGAATCGGTTTGGTCGACAGATCATGGGCGTAGGCTTCCGGAAACGGTTTGAGGTGAAATGCTTCTCTCAATACCTTCAAGGTCTCATCTTTCGACCCATCGTTGACGACGATGATCTCGTAATCCGAATAGGTCAATTGAAGGAGCGATCGTACGGAACTCACGATTGTCGCCGCCTCATTGTAGGCCGGCACGATGATGCTGATTTGGGGCTCATAGCCGGTTAAAGCCACGCGAGAACCCAATCCCAGTCGTTCCTCGAAATACCGTCCGAGTGTGCTGATGGAAATCATATTCAGGGCGAGGTATCCAGCCGTCAACGCGAGCAAATAGAGTAAAAACAGCACCTGGACCGCGCCAAAGAAGGTTTCGAAGGTCATGGGCGTCTTCCTCGCAGGGGGGCTCTGTGGAGTGCCGGTACCGTTCTATCGGCATCCTTTCCTTTCATCTTGAGAGGAGATGGTGTCGTGGGAGCCTATCGATCACATCCTGAAAAAAAGGGGCATCTCATGCCGGCCGCGACCGTGCTGGTCTCGACCGGACAAGACCGTCAGCCCCGTGATGAGCCTTCGTGACCGTCCCTCAAGATTCCGATCCCCTAGACCGATACCCTAGGTGTTATTGAGTGCCCGTAGTCCGGACCGTATGAGCACCGGGATGCCCCTCGTCGCCCGATTGCTCGTCGGAAACATTGGGCCTTCTAAGGGAGAGCCGACCCCTCCGCTACGATAGACACTGACCACTGATGGCACGGGACACCCTCTTACTCACGTTCTCTGTCACACGACCTCAATCTCTATCAGCCCTAGTGACCATCCGTCGCCAACCTGACATCCCATCAAAACGGCGAGCCGCCCTCATGTCGCTGATTCTGTGCTGGGCACTGCCCATGGGCGGAGAGTTGTTCGGTGCAGCCCCTCCCGACGAGACCGACACGTCGGTGTCCCATCAGCACTATTCGGACAATCTTCCGGACAATCTTGACAATCTTATGGAGCAGGCCCGGCAACTTGAAACAGCCCAACGATATCAGGAAGCGGAAACCCTCTATCGAACCATTCTGAAGCGACAGCCAACCAACGACGACATCCGAGCCGCGCTGGCTCGCGTGCTGTCGTGGCAAGGATTGTACGCTGAGGCTATCGACCTGTACCGATCGCTCGTTCAACGGTATCCGAATGACGTGGACCTCAAGACCGCGCTGGCGCGGGTGCTTTCGTGGCAGAAATCAATCACGGAAGCAAAAGCCCTGTATGAACAGGTGTTGCGGGAGAATCCACACCATGTCGAGGCCCTCGAAGGCCTGGCCAATCTCCTCTACTGGGACGACCGCTTGGATGAGGCGCTGCCCTATTATGAGCAAGCCTATGCCATCACGAGCAGCCCCATTTTGGCAGAGCGAATCTCGCTGATCAAAAGCCGACCAACAGGGCTCGTTTCCTCCGCCCCCTCCTTCGCAAGCATGGAGACTTCTCCTCAGGCTCCGCTCGGGTCACGGGATTCCTCGATCCGCCTGCCATTTCGCGACTATTTCAAAGTGGGATATGGGCAGTTCGGCTATACCCGCGGCATCCAGACTGAGCATGCGGTGCTCGTCGAGGCGGCTAAATCCATAGGCGAACAGACCCTGGTCGGCCGGGTGGAATCACTTCACCGCTTTGGGTTCCACGATGTGCCCATTTCGGCAGAACTGTACAGTCCCCTGTGGGCGCGCGCGTGGGGTTATGTCGCCGCGCAGGGGACCGTTGATGCACGCTTCACCCCCACCTACTCTGTGGCGGGAGAGCTCTATCAGGGGTTGGGCATCATTCACTCTCTTCTTTCGATTTTTGAAGCCTCGGTGGGCTATCGGCGGCTTTCGTACAGGACGGACGACATCAATCTCTTCATGCCCAGCTTGACGGTCTATCTTCCCTTTGACACCTGGCTCACGGAACAACTGTATTGGGTTCCGGAGACCGGCGCTATGACATTGGCGTCTCGCCTCACCTGGCGCCCGACGCCGCGTGTGCAGTTGTTCGTCTCCGG
This sequence is a window from Candidatus Nitrospira inopinata. Protein-coding genes within it:
- a CDS encoding class I SAM-dependent methyltransferase, which codes for MMMRQLEPEVMDDPAQADAYAAADFSAENQGFVDRFRDYFPDFSQGQVFDLGCGPGDIPIRFARAFPACRVVGIDASRPMVELAERAVAAATLSDRITILCQRFQDLPGERQADAVISNSLLHHLPNPLQFWQKLRFLVKPGSPVLVMDLLRPESPEAAQAIVDRYAPGASEILRRDFYHSLLASFTEDEVASQLARMNLTRLLLDVPDDRHWVVGGIVY
- a CDS encoding HU family DNA-binding protein, whose protein sequence is MNKQDLIDAVAKSADLSKTAATRAVNGALHAITASLKKKQPVSLIGFGTFKITNRAARTGRNPQTGKTIKIKAAKVPRFKPGKALKDAVR
- a CDS encoding MOSC domain-containing protein, producing MRGSRPGYPHVHQINVSDGGVPKRPVLEAKVLTAGVEGDRQENLKFHGGPDRALCLYSLELIERLQDEGHPIDAGSCGENLTLVGLEWNLIRPGLRLSVGPDLLIEVTSYAGPCHKNRRWFRDGDWSRISQKSNPGWSRVYARVLREGIVRPGDLVAIDRAGGGNRASRETGSHEAFGRAVT
- a CDS encoding 50S ribosomal protein L11 methyltransferase; its protein translation is MMTDRASDWIDVQICSALDAGEVLGLLDDPDAQGAWQEGETIHLYWPSDRWSPDRVERIKVVCRQLGQGHGSGEPMLWVSRMPHQDWNRLWATSVKPFRVGRRLVIRPSWESVHLEPHQIEIILDPKQAFGTGHHATTRLMLAWLEDIVQGGETLLDVGTGSGILAMAAIRLGAERAVGIDHDPVAIDCAREAALVNRFGPELILQCGEMRDLDPSQSFRLVVANLDQRTLTDLAEELACRSSDRLLVSGVLSDQGAEVAEVFGKAGLYPGAIREEDGWLAMEFLRAQSCEGG
- a CDS encoding MutS-related protein, with translation MEHPTPCNQSRTEHIHRLIGRIDRLIGRGSAASARITKWRLVIFVTGLVCVIALYRSAWYHIGNVTLAGFVGLFLVVAAYHNKLEGAIQRLKRWKEIKATHLARLTLDWSAIPARQWEVPPAHLYAKDLDLAGPHSLLHLLDTTISDQGRARLISWLLDQPPAIETWTKRQRLVRELARRPLFRDRLTLLAQLTGNEEINGRRLEAALLHPVGFPWLNVILAVQTTLACSTILLGLGALFGWIPGYWMFSFGTYVVIYFLTDQGEELLEHAVGLHHEMERLGTVLCYLEQQARLPASAFTETIAPLIDGHRAPSLHVKRVARTLHAISIKANPLAHLFMNALCPWDLWFARHLLLIQTAVRHHLPIWLDRLAEIEAACALANFADLHPDYAWPTLIQPETGQQATVASITAERLGHPLLPAGTRVPNDFRLEGLGSIHLITGSNMSGKSTFLRTVGLNVCLAQAGAPVCAAHFRWTWSRLACCIRIDDSLDAGLSFFYAEVKRLKMILDWTYNRTEPPVLFLIDEIFRGTNNRERLIGSRAYITALSQGHGFGLVSTHDLELTDLEKDIPSLLNLHFQETVSAGALQFDYHLRPGPCPTTNALRIMQLEGLPISTTTPLDNDD
- a CDS encoding dienelactone hydrolase family protein, with amino-acid sequence MPHAQCHLLQSLTAALLFLQAGCGAAQFAACAPHVKETGTPQRTWVECFTAPLSHAGITHSVYCLNEDASKPPVILLHEMTGLTPGTLAYAEELANDFTVYVPLLFGAKGTFSPASGLRAYWFGGMIDHFPHGEWGVPLHGSPAIVTWLRGLVREVGLRHQGQPIGIIGNCMTGSLPLALLDHQQVKAVVVAQPALPMKLWWSSDEDRASLGLSPDDLEVARRSSAKIYGLRFETDCMADRAKHIALRREFGDRLIDSEIPAHEYQPDGKPVNVHSTLIGSWGVPGPVGEASRVARERVRHFLLKESAG
- a CDS encoding glycosyltransferase family 2 protein, which codes for MTFETFFGAVQVLFLLYLLALTAGYLALNMISISTLGRYFEERLGLGSRVALTGYEPQISIIVPAYNEAATIVSSVRSLLQLTYSDYEIIVVNDGSKDETLKVLREAFHLKPFPEAYAHDLSTKPIRALYRSALHSNVCVVDKDNGGKADSLNAGINVSTAPLFCCIDADSILSQDSLYRVVQPFLLDHRTIAAGGTIRVANGCQVEQGLLKSVGLPSNFLALLQLVEYLRAFLAGRQGWSPLNAMLIISGAFGLFRKEAVLKVGGYRTDTVGEDMELVVRLHHHYRLAGIPYRITYVPDPVCWTEVPEDLRTLKNQRIRWQRGLCESLSAHVALCCHPKGGLVSWVAFPFMAIFEWFGPVFEVLGYGLLVAGFVLGLVSWQVWLVTTSVAVGLGIALSLSAILMEEMTFHVYQRPSDFWRLLAVAVLENFGYRQLNAYWKLVGLVRWIRGTKAEWGNMIRSASWQSKVGSPVGGR
- a CDS encoding YaiO family outer membrane beta-barrel protein, giving the protein MSLILCWALPMGGELFGAAPPDETDTSVSHQHYSDNLPDNLDNLMEQARQLETAQRYQEAETLYRTILKRQPTNDDIRAALARVLSWQGLYAEAIDLYRSLVQRYPNDVDLKTALARVLSWQKSITEAKALYEQVLRENPHHVEALEGLANLLYWDDRLDEALPYYEQAYAITSSPILAERISLIKSRPTGLVSSAPSFASMETSPQAPLGSRDSSIRLPFRDYFKVGYGQFGYTRGIQTEHAVLVEAAKSIGEQTLVGRVESLHRFGFHDVPISAELYSPLWARAWGYVAAQGTVDARFTPTYSVAGELYQGLGIIHSLLSIFEASVGYRRLSYRTDDINLFMPSLTVYLPFDTWLTEQLYWVPETGAMTLASRLTWRPTPRVQLFVSGSFGTSGERIVATQDITRIGSHTIQGGFIIPVIERLSLEATGYYEDRGRLYARQGGNFAIIYHW